One window of Etheostoma spectabile isolate EspeVRDwgs_2016 chromosome 6, UIUC_Espe_1.0, whole genome shotgun sequence genomic DNA carries:
- the LOC116690953 gene encoding sulfotransferase 2B1 isoform X2 encodes MSCEEMYLQYHGLMLPKETHSFESLKFAHEFTFKDEDVMAVVYPKSGTIWMQELLPLVLNGGDLTPIQTIPNWDRVPWLEEKRLALVVDQLASPRAMVTHLPYRLMPPSFHTSKAKVIYVMRNPKDVMVSSYFFHQMAEFLEDPGTFDEFMDKFLEGRVMFGKWTDHVKGWRDTELGDRIMYITYEEMAKDLPAAVRRISDFLGRNLSEEVIQKIAEXXXXKTMKTNKMSNFSMVPKEYMNHDKSPFFRKGVPGDWENHFSSEQRARFTSAIRKELEGESFSLPWSMD; translated from the exons ATGTCTTGTGAAGAGATGTATCTGCAGTATCATGGACTTATGCTTCCTAAAGAGACTCATTCCTTCGAGAGCTTGAAGTTTGCGCATGAATTCACGTTTAAAGACGAGGACGTCATGGCTGTCGTGTACCCGAAGTCAG GTACAATCTGGATGCAGGAGCTCCTCCCACTGGTGCTGAATGGGGGGGATCTGACGCCGATCCAAACCATTCCTAACTGGGACAGGGTCCCCTGGCTGGAGGAGAAAAGATTAGCACTGGTTGTGGATCAGTTGGCATCTCCACGGGCGATGGTCACACATCTTCCTTACCGCCTCATGCCCCCCTCCTTCCACACCTCCAAAGCCAAG GTGATCTATGTCATGAGGAACCCTAAGGACGTCATGGTGTCTTCATATTTCTTCCATCAGATGGCCGAATTCCTCGAGGATCCAGGAACCTTTGATGAATTCATGGATAAATTCCTTGAGGGCAGAG TGATGTTTGGAAAATGGACAGACCATGTGAAGGGCTGGAGAGACACAGAGCTGGGAGACAGAATAATGTACATCACATATGAAGAAATGGCAaag GACCTTCCTGCAGCTGTCAGGCGGATCTCCGATTTTCTGGGCCGTAATCTGAGTGAAGAAGTCATTCAGAAGATAGCAGAACANNNNNNNNNNAAGACCATGAAGACCAACAAAATGTCCAACTTCAGCATGGTCCCTAAGGAgtacatgaaccatgacaaatcTCCCTTCTTCAGGAAAG GTGTTCCCGGAGACTGGGAAAACCATTTTAGCTCCGAGCAGCGGGCCAGATTCACATCGGCCATTCGCAAAGAGCTGGAGGGAGAGAGCTTCTCCCTGCCATGGAGCATGGATTGA
- the LOC116690953 gene encoding sulfotransferase 2B1 isoform X1, which translates to MTSSTQYIQYHGIRLPLLAHSKESLEYAEKFSVKDTDVFSVTYPKSGTIWMQELLPLVLNGGDLTPIQTIPNWDRVPWLEEKRLALVVDQLASPRAMVTHLPYRLMPPSFHTSKAKVIYVMRNPKDVMVSSYFFHQMAEFLEDPGTFDEFMDKFLEGRVMFGKWTDHVKGWRDTELGDRIMYITYEEMAKDLPAAVRRISDFLGRNLSEEVIQKIAEXXXXKTMKTNKMSNFSMVPKEYMNHDKSPFFRKGVPGDWENHFSSEQRARFTSAIRKELEGESFSLPWSMD; encoded by the exons ATGACATCCTCAACCCAGTACATTCAGTACCACGGAATCCGGCTGCCCCTTCTAGCTCACAGCAAGGAGAGCTTGGAGTACGCTGAAAAGTTCTCTGTGAAAGACACCgatgtattttctgtgacttaCCCCAAGTCAG GTACAATCTGGATGCAGGAGCTCCTCCCACTGGTGCTGAATGGGGGGGATCTGACGCCGATCCAAACCATTCCTAACTGGGACAGGGTCCCCTGGCTGGAGGAGAAAAGATTAGCACTGGTTGTGGATCAGTTGGCATCTCCACGGGCGATGGTCACACATCTTCCTTACCGCCTCATGCCCCCCTCCTTCCACACCTCCAAAGCCAAG GTGATCTATGTCATGAGGAACCCTAAGGACGTCATGGTGTCTTCATATTTCTTCCATCAGATGGCCGAATTCCTCGAGGATCCAGGAACCTTTGATGAATTCATGGATAAATTCCTTGAGGGCAGAG TGATGTTTGGAAAATGGACAGACCATGTGAAGGGCTGGAGAGACACAGAGCTGGGAGACAGAATAATGTACATCACATATGAAGAAATGGCAaag GACCTTCCTGCAGCTGTCAGGCGGATCTCCGATTTTCTGGGCCGTAATCTGAGTGAAGAAGTCATTCAGAAGATAGCAGAACANNNNNNNNNNAAGACCATGAAGACCAACAAAATGTCCAACTTCAGCATGGTCCCTAAGGAgtacatgaaccatgacaaatcTCCCTTCTTCAGGAAAG GTGTTCCCGGAGACTGGGAAAACCATTTTAGCTCCGAGCAGCGGGCCAGATTCACATCGGCCATTCGCAAAGAGCTGGAGGGAGAGAGCTTCTCCCTGCCATGGAGCATGGATTGA